Within Ramlibacter henchirensis, the genomic segment GCCGCATCGAGCGGAAAGCGTTCGATGAGCGGCGGACGCAGCACGCGCTGCTCGAGCGCATCCCACACGCGCTGCGCCCTCTCGGCCAGCAGCCCGGGCCGGGCAACGTAGTCGAACACCACCGGCCGCGAGAACGTGGCCGACTTGCGCACCAGCGCCTCCGGGTCGATCGGCTGCAGCGGGCCGCTGGCCTGGCCCAGGCTCACCCAGTGGCCGCAGGGCGCCAGGGCTGCGAGGTTCTCTTCGCGCGCCGCTTCGCCCAGGCCATCGATGATCAGGTCGGCGCCGCCGCATTCGCGCCGAACCGCGTCGGCGAAGCGGTAATCACGCGTGACGATCACCTGCTGGCAGCCGTGCTCGCGCGCCGTGCGCGCTTTGGCTTCGCTGGACACGGTGCCGAGCACCGTCGCACCCAGCCGCCGCGACCACGCGCACAGCAGCAGGCCGACGCCGCCGGCCGCCGCATGCACCAGCAGCCGAGTGCCGGGGCCCACCCGGCCCAGGTCGCGCAGCAGGTAGTCGGCCGTCACGCCCTTGAGCAGCAGCGCCGCCGCCACTTCTTCGTCGACCGAGGCCGGCAGCCGCACCACGTGCTGCGCCGGAACATTGCGCACGCTGCAATACGAGCCCGGGTACGAACTCATGTAGGCCACGCGGTCGCCCACCGAGAACGCCTGCACGCCCGCGCCGACGTCGACCACCACGCCCGCGGCCTCCATGCCCGGCGTGCCGGGCAGCGGCATCAGCCCGGGCAACCAGCCGCGGCGCAGGTAGACGTCGATGAAGTTCACGCCCACCGCGCGCTGCTGGATGCGAACCTCGCCCGGCCCGGGCGGAGGCACCTCGCCGCGCGCGATCTCCAGCACCTCGGGTCCTCCCGCGCGGCTGGCCCGCACCAGACGGGACGGCAGGTTGCGGGAAGCGGCCGGGCCGCCCGCGGCGCCGGGGCGCACGACCCGCGAGTCCCCATCCGCCCGCAAGTGCCGGCGCAGGTTCTCGAAACCCGCCTCGTACACCTCGGTCGCGACCATGTCCCGCAGCTCGCTCTCCCGGCCCGGCGGCGTGGCAAAGCTGGATTCCCAGTGCCAGAAGGTGCGATTGCCGTCGGTCACCGGCTTGAGGGTGACGGTGGCGACGTACCGCTGCAGCGGCACCGTGGCCTGCACGATGCAGTAAGTCGACTTGTATTCGCTGTCCGAAAGCGCCAGCAGCTGCTCGCGGATGTGGTTGCCGTCGTTGAGCGTGAAGTTGCGAACGCAGCCTACCTGGCTCGACGACTCTGCGCCTTCGATGCGGCTCTTGTCGACGACGTCATGCCACCGGTCGTGGCTGTTGAAGTCGCGCAGCACCGCCCACACGCGCTCGATCGGCGCGTCGATGATGGTGGAGCGGACGACCTTCTGCAGCATGGGCCGCGGGCTCTAGCGGCTCACGCCCATGAAGTGCCGCTTGAGCGCGTCGAAGCCGGCCTGGAAGACGCCGTTGCCGA encodes:
- a CDS encoding SRPBCC family protein; amino-acid sequence: MLQKVVRSTIIDAPIERVWAVLRDFNSHDRWHDVVDKSRIEGAESSSQVGCVRNFTLNDGNHIREQLLALSDSEYKSTYCIVQATVPLQRYVATVTLKPVTDGNRTFWHWESSFATPPGRESELRDMVATEVYEAGFENLRRHLRADGDSRVVRPGAAGGPAASRNLPSRLVRASRAGGPEVLEIARGEVPPPGPGEVRIQQRAVGVNFIDVYLRRGWLPGLMPLPGTPGMEAAGVVVDVGAGVQAFSVGDRVAYMSSYPGSYCSVRNVPAQHVVRLPASVDEEVAAALLLKGVTADYLLRDLGRVGPGTRLLVHAAAGGVGLLLCAWSRRLGATVLGTVSSEAKARTAREHGCQQVIVTRDYRFADAVRRECGGADLIIDGLGEAAREENLAALAPCGHWVSLGQASGPLQPIDPEALVRKSATFSRPVVFDYVARPGLLAERAQRVWDALEQRVLRPPLIERFPLDAAARAHERLESRASMGALVLIP